The genomic window CGTTCGGCGGTCATGCCGGCGCGCTGGTGGTAGCCGCGGGCCAGGCCGTGGCCGCCGATGTACAGCTCGCCGGCCACACCACGCGGCAGCGGCTGCAGGCGGTCGTCGAGGATGTACAGGCTGCGCTCGCCCACCACCTCGCCGATGGGCGCGTAGGCGGCGCCGCAGGGGGTGTTCGCGTCGGCCTTCCACAGCAGCGGGGTGACCACGGTTTCGGTGGGGCCGTAGCCGTTGATCAGGTGCTGCGGCTTGAGCGCCTGGTGCGCCAGTTGGTAGGCCGCCTCGGGCACCGCGTCGCCGCCGAAGCAGTAGATGCGCATGCTCGGCGCGTGACCGGTGATCAACGCTTGTTCAGCCAGCTGTTGCAGGTAGGCCGGCGGGAAGGCCGCGACCGTCACCGCGTGGTGGCGCAATTGTTCGAGGGTCTGCTCGGCGGTCCACAGCGCGTCGTTGCGGATCAGCAGGCTGCCGCCGTGGGACAGCGCGGTGAGCCAGCGCTCGTGGGCGCCGTCGAAGGCGAAGGACATGAAGATCAGCTCGCGGTCGGCCTCGCTCATCGCGTAGCGCTGGCCAATGGCGCGGCAGTGCGCGGCGATCTCGCCGTGGGCGACGGCGACGCCCTTGGGCAGGCCGGTGGAGCCGGAGGTGTAGATCAGATAGGCGAGGTTCTGCGCCTGGATGTGCAGCAGCGGGCGCACGGCCAGGGCGTTGCCGAGGTCGGCTTCTTCCAGCACCAGGCGCTCGACCCCCTCGGGCAGCGGCAGGCGCTCGGCCAGCGCGGCGTTGGTCAGCAGCAGGTCGACGCCGGCATCCTGCATCAGCCAGGCCAGGCGCTCCTCGGGGTAGTCGACATCCAGCGGCAGGTAGGCGCCGCCGGCCTTCATCACGGCCAGCAGCGCCAGCGGGACGTCCACCCCGCGCGGCAGGGCCACGGCGACCCGGCGTTCAGCACCGATGCCGCGCTGGATCAGGCGTTGCGCCAGGCGGTTGGAACGATCCTCCAGCTCGGCGAAATTCACTTCGCGCTGCCCGTCGATCAACGCGACCTTGGCGGGGTGCCGGCGCGCCTGGGCGGCGATGGTTTCGCTCAGCGCCTCGAAGGCAGGCGCCTCCCCCGCCACGGCGATGCGCCAGTCGCTGGCGGGCAGCCAGTCGCGGGCGTCCAGCACGGCGTCGGCGTTAAGGTGCGGCAAGGCGCGCAGCAGGTCGAGGAAGTGCCCGACCAGGCGCTGCATGCCGGCGGCGGCGTAGCGTTCGCGGGCATAGCAGAAGCTCAGGCGCAGGCTCTGCTCGCCCTCGCGGACGCGCAGCACCAGGTCGAAGGGGGTTTCCAAGTCGAGCTGCTCCAGCGCTTCCACGCTGACGCCCGGCAGGCCATTGCCGGCGCGCGGCTGCCACTGGTGATCGAAGGCGACCTGGCACAGCGGATGGCGGCCATGGCCGCGCTCGGGTTGCAGCGCCTGCACCAGCTGCTCGAACGGCAGGCCCTGGTGTGCCTGGGCTTGCAGCAGGTCGTCGCGCAGCTGGCGGAGCACGCTGCGCAGGCTGGCGCCTTCGGGCAGCTCGCTGCGCAGCACCAGCAGGTTGACGAAAAAGCCGACCAGGCGTTCGCTGTCGAGCTGCTCGCGGCCGGCCTGGGTCAGGCCGATGCGCAGGTCGTGCTGGCCGCTGTAGCGCTGCAGCAGCAGGTTGTAGGCGCCGAGCAGGAGCATCGGCAGGGTCGCGCCGTGGGCCTGGGCCAGGTTGCGCAGCTTGCCGGTCAGCTCGGCGTCCACCTCGCGCTCGATCAGCTCGGCGCTCTGGCCTTTCTCGCCCGTTGCGAAGGGCAGTTCCAGCGGCGCATGGGAGGTGCCCAGGCGTTCGCTCCACCAGTCCAGCAGGCGCGCGCCCTCGCCCGCTTCCAGCGTGCTCTGCTGGGCGGCGGCGAGGTCGAGGTACTGGCGCGGCAGCGCCGGCAGCACCGGCTGGCGCTGTTCGACGATGGCGCGGTAGCACTCGGCGAATTCCTCCAGCAGCAGGTTCAGCGACCAGCCGTCGGCGATGATGTGGTGCACGCAGAGCAGCAGCGCCTGGCGGCCGCCGCCGAGGTTCTGCAGACGCAGGCGCAGCAGCGGGCCGTTGGCCAGGTCGAAGGGCTGCGCGGCGAAGGCATTGGCGTCCTCCTGGGCAGCGGCATCGCGGCGGGCGCTGCCCAGGGCGCTGAAGTCGCTCTCGCTCAGCTCCACGTGCGTGTCGTCGGACAGGCGCAGCGCCACCTCGCCGTCGGCCTGTTCGATGAAGCGGCTGCGCAGGGTTTCATGGCGGCCGAGCAGCACGGCGAAGGCCTGCTCCACCGCCGGACGGCGCAGTTCGCCGCGCAGGTTCATACGCCCGGCGATGTGGTAGACGGCGCTGTGCGGCTCCAGCTTCCAGAGGAACCACAGGCGGCGCTGGGCCGGCGACAGCGGCAGCAGGCCGGCACGCGGGACTTGCGGCACAGACTCGGCTTGGGTGATCGGCAGCGCGGCCAGGGCGGCGGCGAAGGCGCCCAGTTCCGGCGCTTCGAACAGCACGCGCAATTCCACGGCGCGGCCGAGGCGCTCACGCAGGCGCGCCATCAGTTGGGTGGCCTTGATGGAGTTGCCACCCAGGGCGAAGAAGTTGTCGTCGCGGCGGATCGCCGGCAGTTCCAGCACTTCGCTCCACAGCGCGGCAATAGCCTGCTCCTCGGCGGACAGCGCGGCGGCCGGTTTGGCACTGGCGCCGTCGCTGATCGGCTCGCCGGCACGCTGGATGGCATAGGCCTGCAGGCTGCCGTCGAGCAACTGGGTGCGGCAGGCCGAGCGTTGCAGCTTGCCGCTGGACGTCTTGGGCAGCGCGCCCGGCTCCAGCAGCGCCACCACCAGCGGCGCTTCCTGGAAGGTTTCCGCCACGGCGGCGGCGATGGCCCTGGCCAGCGCCTCGGCGGAGATCAGCTTGCGCACGCTGCGCCCGACTTCGGCGGCGATACCGATGCCCTCGCGACCCTGGTGCTCGATGGCGAAAGCGCAGACGCGGCCCTTGCGCACCAGGTCCACCTCGTCCTCGACACAGCGTTCGATGTCCTGCGGGTAGAGGTTCTGGCCACGGACGATGAGCATGTCCTTGAGGCGCCCGGTGACGAACAGGTCGTCGTTATGCAGGAAGCCCAGGTCGCCGGTGCGCAGCCAGGTGCGGCCGTCGCGCTCGACGAAGGTGCGCGCGCTGGCTTCGGGGTTGCGCCAGTAGCCGCGGGCGACGCTGGGGCCGCTGCTCCAGATTTCGCCGACGCGGTCGGGGCCGAGGATGTCACCGCTGAGCGGGTCGACCAGCTGGATCTCATGATCGGGCTGGGCGCCGCCGCAGTTGATCAGCGACGTACCCCGCCCCGGACGGGCGACGTTGTCGCCCAGGGCCTGGAGGTTCACTTCCAGCTGGCCGATGCCCTGGCCGCGCACGCCGCCGGTGACGAACAGGGTCGCCTCGGCGAGGCCGTAGCAGGCGTAGAAGGACGAGGCGTCGAAGCGCGCCGGGGCGAACCAGGCGGCGAAGCGTTCCAGGGTGTCCGGGCGGATCGGCTCGGAGCCGGAGAAGGCCACGCGCCATCGGCTCAGGTCGAGGCCTTCCAGGGCGGCCTCGTTGACCCGCTCGCAGCACAGGCGGTAGGCGAAGTCCGGCCCGCCGCTGACCGTGCCGCCGAAGCGCGCGATGGCTTCCAGCCAGCGGCGCGGGCGTTCGAGGAAGTAGCGTGGCGACATCAGCACGCATTCGATGCCGCTGTAGATCGGCTGCAGCAGGCCGCCGATCAGGCCCATGTCATGGAACAGCGGCAGCCAGCTGACGATCACGTCGTCGTCACCGATGCCGAAGCCATGGCGGATCAGCCGTTCGTTGGCGACCAGGTTGCCGTGGCTGACCTGCACGCCCTTGGGCGTCGAGGTGGAGCCGGAGGTGTATTGCAGGAAGGCGATGTCGTCATCGGCCAGCTCGGGCATCCGCCACTCCACCGCCAGCGCCGGGTCCGCCTGGTCCACCGCCAGCAGCAGGGGGCTCTCGCCATGGTCACGCGCGCAGGCCGGGCGCAGGGCCTCGATCAGCGTGGAGTCGGTGAGCACCAGGCTGGGCTGTGCGTCATCGAGGATCGAACGCAGCCGCGCCAGGTGCTGCGGGCGCACGGACTCCGGCGGGTAGGCCGGCACGGCGATGATGCCCGCGTAGAGGCAGGCGAAGAAGGCGGTGACGTACTCCGGGCCGCTGGGCAGCAGGAGCACGGCGCGGTCGCCCTGCTGGCCATGGCGCAGCATCCAGGCGGCCATGGCGCGGGCGCGCTCGTCCAGCTCGCGGAAGCTGATGGGGAGTTCGACGTTCTCGGCGATGAATCGCAGGGCAGTCTTGCGCGGCATTTCGCAGGCGCGTTGCAGCAGGGCCTCGACCAGGTTTCCTGCGGCTTCGTAGCGGTCGTTCATGACATCACCTGTTCTGGCGGCGGGTGTGGGGGGCCCGCCGGGGGGAAATTCGTGGGTTCAGCTGTGTTTGCGTTCTGTGGATCGGAGAGCCGAACTGCTCACTCGCTCCGATCGTCCCCTCTCCCTCTGGGAGAGGATTGGGGTGAGGGTGTTGCCCGCCGCTCCGGCGCTGGGTGCGGCCCTCTCCCCCCGCCCTCTCCCTAAAGGGAGAGGGAGCTATCCGAGCCGGCTCTCATTTCCGGCGTACTCCTGAAACCTCCCATCACTCCGGACCAGTCCCCTCTCCCTTCAGGGAGAGGGTTAGGGAGAGGGTCCTTCCGGCCGCTCCGACGCTGGCCCTTACCCTCTCCGCAGCCCTGGCCGAGCACTCCTCCGAAAGCCAGGGAGCTATCCGCACGGCCATCAGGCCTGCACATCCGCCCCATGCCCCTCCGCCATCGCCACGACCACCTTGCGCGGCCCGCTGAAGGGCGAGCGCGCGTGGGCGGCGAGCATGTTGTCGAGCATCAGGACGTCGCCGCTGGCCCAGGGGAAGCTCACCTTGGCCTCCTCCAGCACGCCGCGGATGTCGTCGAGTACGGCGGTCTCGATGGGGCTGCCGTCGCCGTAGTAGACGTTGCGCGGCAAGTCTTCCTCGTCGACGATTTCCAGCAGGCTTTCGCGTACCTCCGGCGGCAGGTTGGAGACGTGGAACAGGTGCGCCTGGTTGAACCAGACCCAGTCGCGGGTGGCCGGGTGCTGCGCCACCGCCTGGCAGACCTGGCGGGTGCGCAGCTCACCGTCCTCCTTCCACTCCCAGCCGATGCCGTGGGCCTTGCAGTAGGCCTCGACCACGGCCGGGTCGTCGCTGTTGAACACCTGCTCCCAGGCGACGTCCAGGCCGTTGCCGTAGTTGCGGGTGTACATCAGCCCGCGTTCGCTGAAGCGCCGGCGAATGCCCGCGTCCACCTGGCGGTAGATCTCGCGGCTGTCGGCGATCGGCGTTTCGCCGCCGCTCTGCGCGGCCTGCACGCAGTAGAACCAGATCTTCATCGGCCACTCGCGGGTGTAGGCCTGCTCGTTGTGCAACGGGATGTGCTGGTGAGGCGGGTATTCGGTGGAGGTGTACACGCCCCGGGTGACGTTGCTGCGCGGGGTGGAGCCGAACTCGTAGTCGAGCAGCGGGTGGCCGAAGCCGGCGGCGAATTCACGGAAGCGCTCCGGCGCGCCAACCTGGAAGCCGCGAAAGAGAATGCCGGCGCACACCGGCAGGCGCTCCGCCACCAGTGGGCGCAGCTCGGCCAGGGCATCGAGCAGGTC from Pseudomonas sp. GCEP-101 includes these protein-coding regions:
- a CDS encoding TauD/TfdA family dioxygenase; amino-acid sequence: MPTSTLFDIAPLAEARGGLPLLVQARGDGIDLLDALAELRPLVAERLPVCAGILFRGFQVGAPERFREFAAGFGHPLLDYEFGSTPRSNVTRGVYTSTEYPPHQHIPLHNEQAYTREWPMKIWFYCVQAAQSGGETPIADSREIYRQVDAGIRRRFSERGLMYTRNYGNGLDVAWEQVFNSDDPAVVEAYCKAHGIGWEWKEDGELRTRQVCQAVAQHPATRDWVWFNQAHLFHVSNLPPEVRESLLEIVDEEDLPRNVYYGDGSPIETAVLDDIRGVLEEAKVSFPWASGDVLMLDNMLAAHARSPFSGPRKVVVAMAEGHGADVQA